Proteins from one Brockia lithotrophica genomic window:
- a CDS encoding Universal stress protein, whose translation MRNPKDRSPLTRPEGSSEAGGEALLLTSAKPLRTLLVALDGSSPSLAAAGHALALGVALGARLHAVYVDPDGEAEPEPLPEEGSPLLERTQNEGHVAQGIRGLYLLARVASQRGTQVRLWLARGNIVDGILRTATHVGADAIFLGNTGRSGLGRLLLGSVAEEVLRRSPFPIYVVRGTPGAP comes from the coding sequence ATGCGCAACCCGAAGGACCGCTCCCCCCTCACCCGCCCGGAGGGTTCCTCCGAGGCCGGCGGAGAGGCACTCCTCCTGACTTCGGCGAAACCCCTTCGTACCCTCCTCGTGGCCCTCGACGGCTCTTCCCCTTCTCTCGCCGCCGCCGGCCACGCCCTCGCCCTGGGCGTCGCCCTCGGTGCCCGGCTCCACGCCGTGTACGTCGACCCGGACGGCGAGGCAGAACCCGAGCCTTTACCCGAAGAAGGGTCCCCTCTCCTCGAGAGGACCCAAAACGAAGGGCACGTCGCCCAAGGAATCCGCGGGCTGTACCTCCTCGCCCGGGTGGCCTCGCAAAGGGGCACCCAAGTTCGACTCTGGCTGGCGCGCGGGAACATCGTCGACGGGATCCTCCGCACGGCAACGCACGTCGGCGCCGACGCCATTTTTTTGGGAAACACGGGACGTTCGGGGCTGGGAAGGCTCCTCCTCGGCAGCGTCGCCGAGGAAGTCCTCCGCCGTTCTCCCTTCCCCATCTACGTCGTCCGGGGAACGCCCGGGGCTCCTTGA